From the genome of Glycine max cultivar Williams 82 chromosome 2, Glycine_max_v4.0, whole genome shotgun sequence, one region includes:
- the LOC100305762 gene encoding glycine-rich cell wall structural protein, protein MGLVEPLHSSFSIVVMFTNKMNLIKPFILLCFLYGVILIAAVVAGEPSKDEEKGTNGIHEEFSGCDDVQGSLLSGRKFQLNHDTDHQGGGSGGYGGGGSGGGGGSAGGGGSEGGGGSAGGSGGGEGGGSGGGGGSAGGGGSKGGGEAGGSGGSQGGSSGGYGGGGSGGGGGSAGGGGSEGGGGSAGGGGSEGGGSAGGGGGSQGGGSGGYGGGGSGGGGGSAGGGGSEGGGGSAGGGGGEGGGSAGGGGSEGGGGSAGGGGSKGGGGYGGGGSQGGGGSAGGGGSQGGSGGSAGGGEGSGSQGGGSGGGGSQGGGSGSGGGGYGGGGSGGSEGGGSSGGGGGGGGGGGGGGYGGGGDKGGGIGGDKGDYHHGKGGKGDKDGGDKGGGGGY, encoded by the exons ATGGGTCTTGTTGAACCTTTGCATTCATCCTTCTCAATTGTTGTTATGTTCACTAACAAAATGAATCTGATCAAGCCCtttattttgctttgttttctgtATGGGGTGATCCTCATCGCTGCGGTGGTGGCTGGTGAGCCATCGAAGGATGAGGAAAAAG GAACAAATGGAATTCACGAAGAGTTTAGTGGATGCGATGACGTGCAGGGAAGCC TTTTGAGCGGAAGGAAATTCCAACTAAATCATGATACCGATCA CCAAGGAGGAGGCAGTGGAGGTTACGGTGGTGGTGGAAGCGGAGGAGGAGGGGGTAGTGCTGGAGGTGGTGGTAGCGAAGGAGGAGGAGGTAGTGCTGGAGGTAGTGGTGGTGGTGAAGGTGGTGGAAGCGGAGGAGGAGGGGGTAGTGCTGGAGGTGGTGGAAGCAAAGGAGGTGGCGAAGCTGGAGGAAGTGGTGGAAGCCAAGGAGGAAGCAGTGGAGGTTACGGTGGTGGTGGAAGCGGAGGAGGAGGGGGTAGTGCTGGAGGTGGTGGTAGCGAAGGAGGAGGAGGTAGTGCTGGAGGTGGTGGTAGCGAAGGAGGAGGTAGTgctggaggtggtggtggaagccAAGGAGGAGGCAGTGGAGGTTACGGTGGTGGTGGAAGCGGAGGAGGAGGGGGTAGTGCTGGAGGTGGTGGTAGCGAAGGAGGAGGAGGTAGTgctggaggtggtggtggtgaaggTGGTGGCAGTGCGGGAGGTGGTGGAAGCGAAGGAGGAGGGGGCAGCGCCGGAGGTGGTGGTAGCAAAGGAGGAGGAGGttatggtggtggtggaagcCAAGGAGGAGGGGGTAGTGCTGGAGGTGGAGGTAGCCAAGGAGGAAGTGGTGGAAGTGCAGGAGGGGGTGAAGGTAGTGGTAGCCAAGGAGGAGGAAGTGGAGGTGGAGGTAGCCAAGGTGGTGGAAGTGGATCAGGTGGCGGAGGTTACGGTGGTGGTGGAAGTGGTGGTAGTGAAGGAGGAGGTTCtagcggtggtggtggtggaggtggaGGCGGAGGTGGAGGTGGAGGCTACGGTGGTGGTGGCGATAAAGGAGGAGGAATTGGAGGTGACAAAGGAGACTATCATCatggaaaaggaggaaaaggtGACAAAGATGGAGGAGACAAAGGTGGCGGAGGAGGATATTGA
- the LOC100780743 gene encoding uncharacterized protein: MTQQSLQIIKAPRRIHTTHETPSIPSFSLTFILTNIISLYFSLNMTRYHDPYYYYLWEYFSFPLHLIFFVLILFFVLAFSWYINYESLLEDLLVQVKIFLALVPLLLLLLVHCLSSGASFPIPLPEERESLHRAGGSPWGVALLLLFVLFMMAYQSSFHQRWFPLATR, from the coding sequence ATGACCCAACAGTCTCTTCAAATCATCAAAGCCCCCAGAAGAATCCACACAACACATGAAACACCTTCAATTCCTAGCTTCTCCCTAACTTTTATTCTCACTAACATCATATCACTATACTTTTCCCTTAACATGACTAGGTACCACGATCCCTACTACTACTACTTGTGGGAATACTTCTCTTTCCCACTTCACCTCATCTTCTTCGTGTTAATACTTTTCTTTGTGCTAGCATTCTCGTGGTACATAAACTACGAGTCCTTGTTGGAGGACTTGCTCGTGCAGGTGAAGATCTTCCTCGCCCTCGTGCCGCTGCTGCTGTTGCTCCTCGTTCACTGCCTCTCGAGCGGAGCGTCGTTCCCCATACCATTGCCGGAGGAGAGGGAGTCGCTGCACAGAGCTGGAGGCTCTCCATGGGGTGTGGCACTCTTGCTTCTCTTCGTGTTGTTCATGATGGCATACCAATCTTCCTTCCACCAACGTTGGTTTCCTTTGGCTACTAGATGA